In the genome of Brachypodium distachyon strain Bd21 chromosome 3, Brachypodium_distachyon_v3.0, whole genome shotgun sequence, the window AAGATAATAAAAGCTTACAAATCATCGCGAGGTCACAGCGACAATTACCCTAACCTACTGCTATATTTCCTTACAAACTTCGCGAACAGGTGAGAGAAACTCCGTTGGGAATCCCAAGTCCAGCACAGGTCGACCGAAGAACCCGTCTGTCTCTCAGTCTCACTGTTTCCTGACAGACTTATCAGCAAAAAGGACATCGTCTATCCACGAGACAATGCTGAACGCCAGGCTCTCCAGCACCCTTGAGTAGCTCTCCAGAATCGCCTGCCCAACATCCTACACGCACAAAACAGAATGATCAATCTCAATCCATCGGAAACAGACTGCAATCTTACAAAACGTCTAGTTCATAAAGAAATCATGTCAGGTTCAGATAAAAAGATCATGTCAAAGTCAGATAAAAACATCATCTCAGGTTCAGATAAAAACATCATCTCAGGTTCAGATAAAAGCATCACATGTAAAATTCAGATAAAACATCAACTCGAGTTCAGATGAAAGTGTCATGTCAGATTCACCTAAATATATCATCATCTCAAGTTCAGATCTAAAGAACATGGCAAGAATGCAATGCTGTTGTTGATTCTTACCTTGTTGAACTGGATCTTGCTGGTGTCAAGGGTGGTCTGCGATAGGCCCGGGAAGCGGTGCTTGATGCAGAGCAGCAGGCTCTCGGCCCTGCTGGCCAGCGTCATGTTCttcccgccgtcgccgccatcgtcggcggcgagctccttGACCTTACTCCACTGCACCCATCTCCCGCCGTGCGCAAGGCTGGCGCTCGCCTTGCGCCGCCACACGTACATGGCAGCCTCGACGCGGTCGGCCAGCGCCAGGGCCTCGTGCTCCGAGGACACGTCCACGCAGTCCAGCAGGTGGTCGGGCGAGAActtgcccccgccgccgcccatcatGGCGCGGTACACCGCGTCCCCGACACTCGCCTTGCCGCTCTTggggagcagcgccatgaacGACTCGGGCACCTCCATGTCGCCCAGCACGTCGCTGTTGATGGCCACGGCGGCTTTATGGATCTGGCTGGCGcagtcccgccgccgccgcagctcctTGCGCGCCGCAGCGGACAGCCCGCCGTCCGGCACGCAGGGGACCGGTACCCACCACTTGTCCTCGTTCTTCCGGTGGAGCGCCGCCGAAGAGCGCCGGAACGACGAagccggcgacggagacgccgacgacgatgtGGTGGTCGTCGCCGTCGAGCCGAACGACCTCGCCCCGCCGTCGTCCGCGTACCAGAACTCCGCCTTCTCGAACCCGTCCATGATCTCCtgcacacacatatatacacacatCTTGGTCGGCATTTGGTCGAACAatcagaagaaagaaagattgAATCGATCGAGCCATGGAGAATTGGGGATTTTCTAATCTTACGATGAGCATGGCGTCGAGTTTCTCGAGCGCGGGGAGGTTGATGTAGATGTCGGATCTGGGGCGGGTGGCCATGACCTCGACGCGCGTCCcgtcggggagcgcctgcgagGAAGGGTAGAACTCGACGATGTGGTCGCAGACGGAGAGGAGGCAGTCCATCTCGCGCCGCCACATGGCCTTCTTCCCCTCCGGGAGCGGCTCCAGCCGGTGGCAGCAGCTCCCGAACACCGTCGCGTAGAGGTTCGTGATGGCGTTGGAGATGGCCACGGCCGCGCACACGCCCTTGCCGCCCCCCGACATGTCCTCGCCCAGGAGCAGCTTCGAGAACCGCTCCTTCACCAGCTCCAGCTCGTCCACGTCGGCCGCGGTGGCGGAGCGCCGGTCCAGCACGTCGGCGCGGGGCTTCATGCTCAGAcgcctgagggacgcgccggcgccggcgggggaaCCGCGGCCGGCGATGAGCTTggacacggcggcggcgccgaacGGCCCGCTGTGGTCCGAGAAGGACGACGCGtcggaggcgctgcggctGAAGTCCGCCGTGTCGGGGAGGCTCGGTGGCGCCGTCGTGGTGGAAGACGAGTAGCACCCCGCGTCCAGCTCCGAGCTCTCGTCGGACGCCGATAGCGACGGGCTGCTGATGCTGCTGTCCGCCATGGCTTTCTTGCTGGAGTACTTGTTCCGGCTAGTCCTGCTTTTATACAGAAAAACGGTCTCGGTGAATTCTGGCAAATGAGACGCAAATCCATCGAAACAAGAgcaccaaacaaaaataagctCCCACGTTTAAATCTGAACTCTTGTACgagtacaaaatttgagcACATTTCTTGAAATTTGAGAAATTCTTGTTTGTTTAACGACATCCTTGCTGCTTTTCAGAAGGTGACTCCATACCAATTCATAACTACTTCGTCATGCCATGCAGattagtagtactactacatGAAAAGTAGTACTCCAATTAGTAGAACAGTATAACTAAATCTGCAGACGCTTTTGCTTTTGAATCTTCTTTAGATGCATTGGAAGAAAACAAGCACAGCTTTTTGTATGCAAATGAATGAAATCAAAAGGGAGTCGaggaggaaagaaaaaaacactaaTACTAGTACCTTTTTTGATGGTGATTTGATCCCTAAGCCAATGATCTCCTTGTCCTTGCCATGCgttggaagaagaaggagctcTGGTCTCTCTCCAAATGTTATTTGCACCAACTTCCTCTCTCTGTTTCTCTGGTCTTGCAAGGCTGCCTGTCTCAACAATGGGATGGTGGAGAAAAGGCGATTAATGGTGAGCACAGGATGGTTTGCTTCAAACTTTCCTAGTCATGGTCTCATAGGGGGAGACTGATTAGTGATTGTTGATTTCCTTATTTTTATTGGGAGTGGGATGGAAGTGTGTGTCTAAAGAAATCGTGGCAAGATATGTTTGCTTGCATGATACATTAAGGGAGAGTCAACCATGGTATTAATGGGCTGGATCCCTCCCCTAATCTTCGTAATGCAAATGCAATATTGTACTCCATTCTGGACGGAAAAGGGGGGCGAAATGTTTGTTTCCAAGTTAGCTTATGCCTTTTCTTCTTGCGTTGGACCAataacaaattttaaaatgaaacACGCGTATGATCGATCAAAGATAATCGCATGGTCAAGAAACAGACCTGggtttaacaaaaaaaatgttgtataaaacacacacaaataCTCCTTTCCTCGGAAGAAAAACGCATCACAAGAAGTCGGTTGATTAATTAAATCATCATCACAGATGTCACACTGATTGGACATGATAATGATAAGCTGAGTGAGTCGGAGATTAGGGCGATTGAGTAGCCTTGCAAAcagaagtactccctccgatgataaattcttgtttcaaattgtccaaatatgaatgtatatacTCTTAAAAGGAGTCTAGATGCATGTTatatttcgataacaatttaggatcgaaggATTACTGCAGAGGAGGACGATGGTTGCACCGTGGTGAAGAAAGGCTAAGAGAGGCGTCCTTGTTAATTTGGGGCTGCTGAATTAATCGGCGGCGTGATTTATGCAGTGATAGCTTTGCGTGCAGAGTGACAAAAAGCTTCCCTGCATCGAGCGTGCAGGACACGTAAAAATGGCCACGAATAGACGCTGCCGAGTCCAAGAACATGACTCGTAATTTTACCgattaaaaattaaaaactcGACATATTTCGAGTTTTCGACGTATACACCTGATATACTGAGTTCGCTCCAGTAACAACCTTTTGTTACAAATGCAAGCAGATTCAGAAACTCGCTAAGTTTTTAACGAAACTGTGCAACTGGCTGTGTACACGTACAGCGGCATGAGCATACACAAATGCTGGGAGAGACAACCTGTGCCACCTCAAAAAGCCATAAACAAACGCCTCGCTTCTCTTGGATTAAAATCTAACTTGGCCACGGACGCGCAATTAACGGTGCAAGCGTACGTGCGCGTCTCTTCGAATAGggaatgaaagaaaaaattgtCGGCGTCAGATTAAGCGATGGAGGAGAGTACTGTAGTATATTGGTTTACTAATTTAGTGGAGAATTTGGGGCCGGTAGTGGTCACTTCGTGGCCGTCACGATGTCTTCCGTTTAGGGGCCATGTTACCGTACTGATCGAGCAGGTGTACGTGCATGGCACGTAGCCGTCATTAATGCACAAGATAAGAGGATGTCTTgtgttgatttgatttgacCATACGCTTAACTAAATCTGTGAATGTTTATTGTGTTCTCTACCCTTTCTCCATAGCACGCCTCCCTAGATTTTAAAAAGAGTTGACATCCTGcgtggctggctggctgtGTGTTGTCGTTTGTTCAACTTCAACGGTGCTCCAGTTGCACGCTTCATGTTTCCCAGGGGACAGAACCTTAATTGCTGAAGCTCAAGCAGACGAGTGGAGGCGTGGAGCTGTACAACTTTTATTTTGGAGAATTGGATCGAGCACCGCCTGCAGCTAGTAAATTTCACGTAAAATCTACtatcccatattaaatgacttcttactattacatgtatctagatgattttttaagaatagatacattcatatttagacaaatttgagtcacttcaTATTAGAGGAGGACTTCATATTAGAGGAGGGAGTAGAATCGATTAGTGCTGACAAACCGTTTGCAGATACTACTatccagaagaagaaaaatacagtGTCAGGAAAgtatacatatatgtataaTCTAATCTCGtactatgaaaaaaaaatacagtgtCAAACAGGAAAGAAttgtttttcttgtatttTGCAAACAACCTTCCATTTTTATCCTAaataaaagagtaaatttcatggAACCACAATTTTTGTGGCAGctgtctcacaaaaccacggtTGTTtgtaatagtctcacaaaTCACAACTTTTGGGCAGCTGGTTTcagaaaaccctaatctcgATAATTAAACCGGTATAATTTTTTcacaaacttggtcaaactttactAATTTTGTCTTTGAATAAAGCTTACAACACCTTACAAAAAGGTACGGAGAATGTCCTACTTGTGAGGTAGAGTAGGAGTATCTAAGATCGGGGACACGTGTATAAAAACAAATCTCGATGCAAACcaaaatacttcctccgtttcataattcttgtctcaaatttgctaaaaaaatggaTATGTCTATTCATAAAAGCTttgtccagatacatgtaatattttgacaagaattatgaaacggcgGGAGTACCTCCCATGACAGCTCCATCTAACACAACTGTTAGCGATCTCTTTATTTCACTCTTCTTCGGCTCTTGTTACATTCATGTTTTATAATTAAAAATTGAGTTTCACTGGGTATCACTTTAGTGGCATTTCAATTCAAATCTCACACACGTTTTATTGTTGGTTTACTTTTAATGGGTTTCATTCACTTAATTCCACTCTTGGTGCCAAATTTCTCAACACACACGCGTGCGCCCCCGAGATACATGAAGTCACCATTGGCATTTCGTTGTTGACACATACGTCACGCTTTGATGATACATACAAAATGTCAAAACCGAAATATCCTTAGCGAGGTTGAAGATACAACCACCTAGACCTGGACATGGACGGGGGGCCCAAAATGCAGATGTTTGAGTCAGGCTCGGACTCTAGATTTCAAACTAAAATACAGCCCACAGTGCTTTAAATATACATTTGTGcattattttcaaaatatgcattcttttatttattttgtctcaaaataattaaattagtattatttttattttatggttttgctatttctaagacgactgagaaataactatatCTAAGTCGACCCTAACAACCATTCGATCCATCACTGAGATTCGTGCAAAATTCATATAAGCATAAGCAATGAAAAAATCTTAATTGAATGGTTATGatcgtcgactgagaaataactatttttaagTTGACCGAGAAATAGACATTCCCTTTATTTTATCGATATGTATTTTTTCAGGGCCTAGCACCGAGCCTAGTCTTGGCATTTTTGTACTACTAGGATTTGCAATTGGGCTGAGGTGTATGCCAAGTCGGGAACCTCTCAGTAACCAACCACCCAGTCGCACACTGCCATTTTGtgacagaaaaaaagagagcagcAGAATACGACCGTTGTAGCGGAGAAATTAGGGTTCGAGGAACAGCACATCTGTCGAACTAATCGCTTGTTCCTCTTGCCTCCTGCCGCCATCTGGCATTGCAAAGTGTTTAAGTTCACAACGACAGGGTCCTGACAGGCGAGCGCCATAGCAACCAATGAACCAAATCCATGGATCTGATTGTGACTTTCTGAGGCAACGGATGACTGACGGGCACACGGGCGCTCAGTTCTGGCCTTCTGGGCTAATTTGTTttcgttgttgttgttgagaaAAGCTCGGTTCTGGGCTTGGAATTAGGAAAAGCATAAATGGCACACGAATCACGATGGGCGCTTGGGCCGCGTACATACATGCACATCTGCAGGTTTTCACGATGGGCTCTGACGTATTCTTGGGCTTTGGTAGTTCGGTGCATACAGGAAAATCAAGTTTGGGCCTCGAGTCTAGTTAAGTACAGTCATTATATACGGCCATTCGCATGTGCTCCTACATGGCTACATATACAAGGCTCGTAAGATACTTCTGCTTAAAAAAACATACGGGATGCTAGGCCATATTAGGATACTACTGCTAAAAAAGTTTAGGATATTAataagggcctctttgattcgtaGGATTCAAAAATATacagg includes:
- the LOC100837707 gene encoding rop guanine nucleotide exchange factor 3, which produces MADSSISSPSLSASDESSELDAGCYSSSTTTAPPSLPDTADFSRSASDASSFSDHSGPFGAAAVSKLIAGRGSPAGAGASLRRLSMKPRADVLDRRSATAADVDELELVKERFSKLLLGEDMSGGGKGVCAAVAISNAITNLYATVFGSCCHRLEPLPEGKKAMWRREMDCLLSVCDHIVEFYPSSQALPDGTRVEVMATRPRSDIYINLPALEKLDAMLIEIMDGFEKAEFWYADDGGARSFGSTATTTTSSSASPSPASSFRRSSAALHRKNEDKWWVPVPCVPDGGLSAAARKELRRRRDCASQIHKAAVAINSDVLGDMEVPESFMALLPKSGKASVGDAVYRAMMGGGGGKFSPDHLLDCVDVSSEHEALALADRVEAAMYVWRRKASASLAHGGRWVQWSKVKELAADDGGDGGKNMTLASRAESLLLCIKHRFPGLSQTTLDTSKIQFNKDVGQAILESYSRVLESLAFSIVSWIDDVLFADKSVRKQ